In Nocardia sputorum, a single genomic region encodes these proteins:
- a CDS encoding S1 family peptidase produces the protein MRKLVARRAAVKAVAIASTVLLAPLFGTTTASAVPEAPAQLAADNLPPELVQAIARDLKMTPTEYLDRAARAQQLRDYARDFRSERPDSFAGAWIGADGKPVMAVTSLDAAKIVAADGYQTRLAPVSADSLESSLVQLNQWITGLPREISQAINSVAIDFLNSQLVLSVANTPAGHMLNLPTLLANIKVILSPNNGGPVERRPMGGDTYISAPGSLADSSLRAVDVCSFGFNSIDASGNALNISAGHCDPNLGKGNQEAGVYLPNVRDIPASPELGTFVRASLGGQSALDYSVIKLNERAVRAGMDQPSVRGANGTTLAITGTADPITGAPVCKSGQSSTFTCGFVVADRVETQLYTADGESKTVRGFASSACTLGGDSGGAIVSGTLALGITSGSNAADAPNCNEANIALAQYGGTASLGIPIRAILADIDASSGGGIGSGIAVRTRPNAS, from the coding sequence ATGCGCAAGTTGGTGGCGCGTCGCGCCGCGGTCAAAGCTGTCGCCATCGCATCGACCGTTCTCCTGGCTCCCTTGTTCGGCACGACCACCGCCTCGGCGGTTCCCGAAGCCCCGGCGCAGCTCGCCGCGGACAATCTCCCCCCGGAACTCGTGCAGGCCATCGCGCGTGATCTGAAGATGACCCCGACGGAGTACCTGGACCGTGCCGCGCGCGCCCAGCAGCTGCGCGACTACGCGCGCGATTTCCGTTCGGAGCGACCGGATTCCTTCGCGGGCGCCTGGATCGGCGCCGACGGCAAGCCCGTCATGGCGGTGACGTCTCTGGACGCCGCCAAGATCGTCGCGGCCGACGGCTATCAGACCCGGCTGGCCCCGGTGTCCGCGGACAGCCTGGAGAGCTCGCTGGTGCAGCTCAACCAGTGGATCACCGGACTGCCGCGGGAGATCTCGCAGGCGATCAACTCCGTGGCCATCGACTTCCTGAACAGCCAGCTGGTGCTCAGCGTCGCCAACACGCCCGCGGGTCACATGCTCAACCTGCCCACCCTGCTGGCGAACATCAAGGTCATCCTGTCGCCGAACAACGGCGGCCCGGTCGAGCGCAGGCCGATGGGCGGTGACACCTACATCAGCGCTCCCGGTTCGCTCGCCGACTCGTCGCTGCGCGCGGTGGACGTGTGCTCGTTCGGGTTCAACAGCATCGACGCGTCCGGCAACGCGCTGAATATCAGTGCGGGCCATTGCGATCCGAACCTGGGCAAGGGCAACCAGGAAGCCGGTGTCTACCTGCCGAACGTCCGCGACATCCCGGCCAGCCCGGAACTCGGCACGTTCGTGCGCGCCTCGCTGGGCGGACAGTCCGCGCTGGACTACTCGGTGATCAAGCTGAACGAGCGCGCGGTGCGGGCGGGCATGGACCAGCCCTCGGTGCGCGGCGCCAACGGCACCACGCTCGCCATCACCGGCACCGCCGACCCGATCACCGGCGCCCCGGTCTGCAAATCCGGCCAGTCCTCCACCTTCACCTGCGGCTTCGTCGTGGCCGATCGGGTGGAGACGCAGCTCTACACGGCCGATGGCGAGAGCAAGACCGTGCGCGGGTTCGCCAGCTCGGCCTGCACCCTGGGCGGCGACAGCGGCGGCGCGATCGTGTCCGGCACTCTGGCGCTGGGCATCACCAGCGGTTCCAACGCCGCGGACGCGCCGAACTGCAACGAGGCCAACATCGCCCTCGCGCAGTACGGCGGCACCGCTTCGCTCGGCATCCCGATCCGGGCCATCCTGGCCGACATCGACGCCTCCTCCGGCGGCGGAATCGGCAGCGGAATCGCCGTGCGCACGCGGCCGAACGCGAGCTGA